One Helianthus annuus cultivar XRQ/B chromosome 7, HanXRQr2.0-SUNRISE, whole genome shotgun sequence genomic region harbors:
- the LOC110866452 gene encoding uncharacterized protein LOC110866452: MEVLSLLLQKAASAPYKYHAHCAKQKIINVTFADDLFIFVHGDVVSVKKVKEALQTFTNISGLAPSPAKSTVFFCNVPQSIRQEIMDIMPFQEGVFPVRYLGVPLISSRLLFKDCQVLIDRMDKKIANWMTKSLSFAGRLQLINSVLSSMNIYWASVFIIPTRVIKELEKRIHRFLWNAGLEANAGFNLKSSVADVIDASGHWRWPQAWLDLFPVLISIQTPQLVGNAPDRLTWKDLDGNIVEFDSAQVWHTIRNRDNHAAWANMVWFSQCVPGHSFHMWLVFRNKLKTQDRLAVWEAGSATNLNLMCCPLCKHGRDSRDHLFFQCGFANQVWTNVKSMVNLESVDNTWQSLMQWVDQYSNSKKIDDIVCKLVVAATSYYVWQERNSRLFSSNQLTELQVADKIKNSVRLRLMGFKFQVDSARRGIFRIWKIDDNKDDVADPG; encoded by the exons ATGGAGGTTCTCTCGCTTCTGCTTCAAAAAGCTGCTAGTGCTCCTTACAAATATCACGCTCATTGTGCCAAGCAAAAAATAATTAACGTGACGTTTGCCGACGACTTATTTATTTTTGTGCATGGTGATGTTGTCTCGGTTAAGAAGGTTAAGGAGGCTCTTCAAACGTTTACCAACATTTCTGGGTTGGCTCCTAGTCCGGCGAAAAGCACAGTTTTCTTTTGCAATGTTCCTCAGTCGATAAGACAGGAAATTATGGATATTATGCCGTTTCAGGAGGGTGTGTTTCCGGTTCGCTATTTGGGGGTTCCACTCATTTCCTCAAGGCTTCTGTTTAAAGATTGCCAAGTCCTTATTGATCGAATGGACAAGAAGATTGCTAATTGGATGACAAAGTCGTTATCGTTTGCTGGCCGGTTGCAACTTATAAACTCGGTTCTCTCATCTATGAATATTTATTGGGCTTCAGTCTTCATTATTCCCACTCGGGTTATCAAGGAGCTTGAGAAAAGAATTCATAGATTCTTGTGGAATGCGGGATTGGAGG CTAATGCGGGTTTTAATTTAAAGTCTTCGGTGGCTGATGTTATTGATGCGAGTGGGCATTGGAGATGGCCTCAAGCTTGGCTAGATTTATTTCCGGTTCTAATAAGCATTCAGACGCCTCAGCTGGTTGGTAATGCTCCTGATCGTCTGACTTGGAAGGATTTGGATGGGAATATTGTCGAGTTTGACTCGGCTCAGGTGTGGCATACGATTCGGAATAGGGATAATCATGCGGCTTGGGCTAACATGGTATGGTTCTCCCAATGTGTTCCTGGCCATTCGTTCCATATGTGGTTAGTGTTCCGGAATAAACTTAAGACTCAGGATAGGTTGGCGGTTTGGGAAGCTGGAAGTGCTACAAATCTTAACCTTATGTGTTGCCCTTTGTGCAAACATGGTCGAGATAGCCGAGATCATTTGTTTTTTCAGTGTGGGTTTGCAAATCAAGTTTGGACTAACGTGAAGAGCATGGTGAATTTGGAGAGTGTTGATAACACATGGCAGTCTTTAATGCAATGGGTTGATCAATACTCTAATTCTAAGAAAATTGATGACATTGTGTGCAAATTGGTGGTGGCTGCGACTTCTTATTATGTCTGGCAAGAGAGAAATAGTCGGCTGTTTAGTTCTAATCAATTGACTGAGTTACAAGTGGCTGACAAGATCAAAAATTCGGTTCGGCTTCGGCTCATGGGTTTCAAGTTCCAAGTGGATTCTGCTAGGCGGGGGATTTTCAGAATCTGGAAGATAGATGATAACAAGGATGATGTAGCGGATCCGGGCTAG